The Micromonospora sp. M71_S20 genome has a window encoding:
- a CDS encoding iron ABC transporter permease, which yields MTTLATRPAPAGTRPRARGGRRLAVTVAAASVLLLAVLASFALGSRALAVDEVWRALVAPDGGEAATIVRELRMPRTALGLAVGLALAVAGVLFQALTRNPLAEPRILGISAGASFGVVLAISVFGVGTLAGYVWFGIAGAFGAGVLVFAVAAKAREGASPVTLALVGAALDASLASVVYALLSMDARTFEEYRFWVVGGLTGRDLTVAAQVLPFVLAGLVLAALVARGLDALALGDDVARGLGHRIGLVRLGGGVAAVLLTGAAVAAAGPIAFVGLAVPHLARALVGADHRWTLAVSALLGPALLLGADVVGRLVAPPGEVPAGIVTALIGAPLLAFLVRRAKVVTA from the coding sequence GTGACCACCCTCGCCACCCGACCGGCACCTGCCGGCACCCGGCCCCGGGCGCGTGGGGGCCGGCGGCTCGCGGTCACGGTCGCCGCCGCGTCGGTGCTGCTGCTGGCCGTGCTGGCGAGCTTCGCGCTCGGCAGCCGGGCGCTGGCCGTCGACGAGGTGTGGCGCGCGCTGGTCGCCCCGGACGGCGGCGAGGCCGCCACCATCGTGCGGGAGCTGCGGATGCCGCGCACCGCGCTCGGCCTCGCCGTCGGGCTGGCGCTCGCGGTCGCCGGCGTCCTCTTCCAGGCCCTCACCCGCAACCCGCTGGCCGAACCGCGGATCCTCGGCATCAGCGCCGGCGCCTCGTTCGGCGTGGTGCTGGCCATCTCCGTCTTCGGCGTGGGCACCCTCGCCGGGTACGTCTGGTTCGGCATCGCCGGCGCGTTCGGGGCCGGCGTGCTGGTCTTCGCCGTCGCGGCCAAGGCCCGCGAGGGTGCCAGCCCGGTCACCCTCGCGCTGGTCGGCGCGGCCCTCGACGCCAGTCTCGCCTCCGTGGTGTACGCGCTGCTCAGCATGGACGCCCGCACCTTCGAGGAGTACCGCTTCTGGGTGGTCGGCGGGCTGACCGGCCGGGACCTCACGGTGGCCGCCCAGGTGCTGCCGTTCGTGCTCGCCGGGCTGGTCCTGGCCGCGCTCGTCGCCCGGGGCCTGGACGCGCTCGCCCTCGGCGACGACGTGGCCCGGGGCCTCGGGCACCGGATCGGGCTGGTCCGCCTCGGCGGCGGCGTCGCCGCGGTGCTGCTCACCGGGGCGGCCGTCGCCGCCGCCGGGCCGATCGCGTTCGTCGGGCTGGCGGTGCCGCACCTGGCCCGCGCCCTGGTCGGCGCCGACCACCGCTGGACCCTCGCGGTCTCGGCGCTGCTCGGGCCCGCGCTGCTGCTCGGCGCCGACGTCGTCGGCCGGCTCGTCGCGCCGCCCGGGGAGGTGCCCGCGGGCATCGTCACCGCGCTGATCGGCGCCCCGCTGCTGGCCTTCCTGGTCCGCCGCGCGAAGGTCGTGACGGCGTGA
- a CDS encoding YciI family protein yields MRFDQHTVVLLVRPSDAPELPLDAADRLQDAHLAHQAGLVEQGLVLAAGPFVDADDERLRGFVVLAVSPQEARELYHNDPAVRAGRLSVQVMSWMVPERNVRFESVPLPRSILEAAAGD; encoded by the coding sequence ATGCGATTCGACCAGCACACCGTGGTGCTCCTGGTTCGGCCGTCGGACGCGCCGGAACTGCCGCTGGACGCGGCCGACCGGTTGCAGGACGCCCACCTGGCCCATCAGGCGGGGCTGGTGGAGCAGGGGCTCGTCCTGGCCGCGGGCCCGTTCGTCGACGCCGACGACGAGCGGCTGCGCGGGTTCGTCGTGCTTGCCGTCTCTCCGCAGGAGGCCCGCGAGCTCTACCACAACGACCCGGCCGTGCGGGCCGGGCGGCTGAGCGTGCAGGTGATGAGCTGGATGGTGCCGGAGCGCAACGTGCGGTTCGAGAGCGTGCCGCTGCCCCGGTCGATCCTGGAGGCCGCCGCCGGCGACTGA
- a CDS encoding cytidine deaminase: MTMRDTDRALVQAATAVAKLRCRSENHTVAAAARTPDGRVFTGVNVYHFTGGPCAEVVAVGAAATQGVTELETIVAVGDRGRGVIPPCGRCRQVLRDYFPTVRVIVGPMDALRVVHVAELLPETYVWADQQLDGPAGPLPAPRPAD, encoded by the coding sequence ATGACGATGCGCGACACCGACCGGGCCCTGGTGCAGGCCGCCACGGCGGTCGCCAAGCTGCGCTGCCGCAGCGAGAACCACACGGTCGCCGCCGCCGCGCGGACCCCCGACGGCAGGGTCTTCACCGGGGTGAACGTCTACCACTTCACCGGCGGCCCCTGCGCCGAGGTGGTCGCGGTCGGCGCCGCCGCCACCCAGGGCGTCACCGAGCTGGAGACCATCGTCGCGGTGGGCGACCGGGGGCGCGGGGTGATCCCGCCCTGCGGGCGCTGCCGGCAGGTGCTGCGCGACTACTTCCCCACCGTCCGGGTCATCGTCGGGCCGATGGACGCGCTGCGGGTGGTGCACGTGGCCGAGCTGCTGCCGGAGACGTACGTCTGGGCCGACCAGCAGCTCGACGGGCCGGCCGGCCCGCTGCCCGCGCCGCGACCGGCCGACTGA
- the hrpA gene encoding ATP-dependent RNA helicase HrpA — MQNPAAPAATDPVRELHRRLRPLMFRDQRRLQRRLDGVRRLRDPQRRESALDEIAADVARAEAVLEGRRAAVPVVTYPAQLPVSERKDDIAAAIRDHQVVIVAGETGSGKTTQLPKICLELGRGITGLIGHTQPRRLAARTVADRIAEELGTELGDVVGYKVRFNDQVSDRSLVKLMTDGILLAELQTDRMLRQYDTLIIDEAHERSLNIDFILGYLRQLLPRRPDLKVIITSATIETERFARHFAGPPTADEPEGVPAPVVEVSGRTYPVEVRYRPLVEVAEGEDDGEDEENVRDQVQAIGDAVEELAAEGPGDVLVFLSGEREIRDTADALGKLVEKKPALRGTEILPLYARLSTAEQHRVFAPHAGRRVVLATNVAETSLTVPGIKYVVDPGTARISRYSSRLKVQRLPIEPVSQASANQRKGRCGRTSDGICIRLYDEQDFLSRPEFTDPEILRTNLASVILQMTSIGLGDIAAFPFIDPPDRRNVADGVNLLHELGALDPAEADPAKRLTPLGRRLAQLPVDPRLARMVVEGERNGCATEVMVIAAALSIQDPRERPAEKQAQADQAHARFTDRESDFVTLLNLWRHLREQQRELSSSAFRRMCKAEYLNYLRVREWQDIVSQLRQVLRTPEEGRPASDGDGGRRRGGADLPEEIDTPKVHQSLLPGLLSHVGLKDAQKHEYLGARGAKFALFPGSALFKKPPRWVMAAELVETSRLWGRVAGRVEPEWVEPLATHLVKRSYSEPHWEKKQAAVMAYEKVTLYGIPLVTSRKVNFGRIDPALSRELFIRHALVEGDWQTHHRFWADNQRLLTEIEELEHRARRRDILVDDQTVFDFYDARIPADVVSGRHFDAWWKKTRREQPDLLTFTRELLVNAGRTGVDEADYPDEWSADGVTLPLTYRFEPGTPTDGVTVDIPLPLLNQVPAESFDWQVPGLREELVIALIRSLPKAVRRNFVPVPDFARAALAAMPAGEEPLLDALTRQLRRMTGVTVPRDAWEPEKLPPHLRVRFRVLDEENKPVAEGKDLPALQRRLKAEVRQVVAAAAPDVARTGLRTWSIDDLPRTIEQVRAGYAVTAYPALVDEGDTVGVKVFDSPAEQEAAHWAGTRRLLRLTVPSPAKFLQGRLSNEAKLALSRNPHGGVQELISDAAGAAIDKLIGDAGGPAWDAEGFAALREKVRADLVDVVVEVMDRVRRVLAAAYAVEQRLGATRNLAVVAALADIRAQLGGLVHKGFVTETGYARLPDLLRYLTAIERRLDRLPGNPQRDKQQQDRVAVVQKEYQEMLAALPPGRRQSGAVRQIRWMIEELRVNVFAQALGTPYPVSEQRIYRAMDEAEGR; from the coding sequence ATGCAGAATCCAGCCGCACCCGCCGCGACCGACCCCGTCCGCGAGCTGCACCGCCGCCTCCGTCCCCTGATGTTCCGCGACCAGCGCCGCCTGCAACGACGCCTGGACGGGGTACGCCGGCTGCGCGATCCGCAGCGCCGGGAGTCGGCGCTCGACGAGATCGCCGCCGACGTGGCGCGGGCCGAGGCCGTGCTGGAGGGCCGGCGCGCCGCCGTGCCGGTGGTCACCTATCCGGCCCAGCTGCCGGTCAGCGAGCGCAAGGACGACATCGCCGCCGCGATCCGCGACCACCAGGTGGTGATCGTGGCCGGCGAGACCGGCTCCGGCAAGACCACCCAGCTGCCGAAGATCTGCCTGGAGCTGGGGCGCGGAATCACCGGGCTGATCGGGCACACCCAGCCGCGCCGGCTGGCCGCCCGTACGGTGGCGGACCGCATCGCCGAGGAACTCGGCACCGAGCTGGGTGACGTGGTCGGCTACAAGGTGCGCTTCAACGACCAGGTGAGCGACCGCAGCCTGGTCAAGCTGATGACCGACGGAATCCTGCTCGCCGAGTTGCAGACCGACCGGATGCTGCGCCAGTACGACACGCTGATCATCGACGAGGCGCACGAGCGCAGCCTCAACATCGACTTCATCCTCGGCTACCTCCGGCAGCTCCTCCCCCGCCGGCCCGACCTCAAGGTGATCATCACCTCGGCGACCATCGAGACCGAGCGGTTCGCCCGGCACTTCGCCGGGCCGCCCACCGCCGACGAGCCGGAGGGCGTACCGGCGCCGGTGGTCGAGGTCTCCGGGCGCACGTACCCGGTCGAGGTGCGCTACCGCCCTCTGGTCGAGGTGGCCGAGGGCGAGGACGACGGGGAGGACGAGGAGAACGTCCGCGACCAGGTCCAGGCCATCGGCGACGCCGTCGAGGAACTGGCCGCCGAGGGCCCCGGCGACGTCCTGGTCTTCCTCAGCGGCGAGCGGGAGATCCGCGACACCGCCGACGCGCTGGGCAAGCTGGTGGAGAAGAAGCCGGCGCTGCGCGGCACCGAGATCCTGCCGTTGTACGCCCGGCTCTCCACCGCCGAGCAGCACCGGGTCTTCGCCCCGCACGCCGGGCGCCGGGTGGTGCTCGCCACCAACGTCGCGGAGACCTCGCTCACCGTCCCCGGGATCAAGTACGTGGTGGACCCGGGCACGGCCCGCATCTCCCGCTACAGCAGCCGGCTCAAGGTGCAGCGGCTGCCCATCGAGCCGGTGTCGCAGGCGTCGGCCAACCAGCGCAAGGGGCGCTGCGGGCGTACCTCGGACGGCATCTGCATCCGCCTCTACGACGAGCAGGACTTCCTGTCCCGCCCGGAGTTCACCGACCCGGAGATCCTGCGCACCAACCTCGCCTCGGTCATCCTCCAGATGACCTCCATCGGGCTGGGCGACATCGCCGCGTTCCCGTTCATCGACCCGCCGGACCGGCGTAACGTCGCCGACGGCGTCAACCTGCTGCACGAGCTCGGCGCGCTGGACCCGGCCGAGGCCGACCCGGCGAAGCGGCTCACCCCGCTGGGCCGGCGGCTGGCCCAGCTCCCCGTCGACCCGCGGCTGGCCCGGATGGTCGTCGAGGGCGAGCGCAACGGCTGCGCCACCGAGGTGATGGTGATCGCCGCCGCGCTGTCGATCCAGGACCCCCGGGAGCGGCCCGCCGAGAAGCAGGCCCAGGCCGACCAGGCGCACGCCCGGTTCACCGACCGCGAGTCGGACTTCGTGACGCTGCTCAACCTGTGGCGGCACCTGCGCGAGCAGCAGCGCGAGCTCTCCTCCAGCGCGTTCCGGCGGATGTGCAAGGCCGAGTACCTCAACTACCTGCGGGTACGCGAGTGGCAGGACATCGTCAGCCAGTTGCGCCAGGTGCTGCGTACCCCCGAAGAGGGGCGACCGGCGAGCGACGGCGACGGCGGCCGGCGCCGGGGCGGCGCGGACCTGCCGGAGGAGATCGACACCCCGAAGGTGCACCAGTCCCTGCTGCCCGGCCTGCTGTCCCACGTCGGGCTCAAGGACGCGCAGAAGCACGAGTACCTGGGCGCCCGGGGCGCGAAGTTCGCGCTCTTCCCCGGCTCGGCGCTGTTCAAGAAGCCGCCGCGCTGGGTGATGGCGGCCGAGCTGGTGGAGACCTCCCGCCTCTGGGGCCGGGTGGCCGGCCGGGTCGAGCCCGAGTGGGTCGAGCCGCTCGCGACGCACCTGGTCAAGCGCAGCTACAGCGAGCCGCACTGGGAGAAGAAGCAGGCGGCCGTGATGGCCTACGAGAAGGTGACCCTCTACGGCATCCCGCTGGTCACCTCACGCAAGGTCAACTTCGGCCGGATCGACCCGGCGCTGTCGCGCGAGCTGTTCATCCGGCACGCCCTCGTCGAGGGCGACTGGCAGACCCACCACCGGTTCTGGGCCGACAACCAGCGGCTGCTGACCGAGATCGAGGAGCTGGAGCACCGGGCCCGGCGCCGCGACATCCTCGTCGACGACCAGACCGTCTTCGACTTCTACGACGCGCGCATCCCGGCCGACGTGGTCTCCGGGCGGCACTTCGACGCCTGGTGGAAGAAGACCCGCCGGGAGCAGCCCGACCTGCTCACCTTCACCCGGGAGCTGCTGGTCAACGCCGGCCGCACCGGCGTGGACGAGGCCGACTACCCCGACGAGTGGTCCGCCGACGGGGTGACCCTGCCGCTGACGTACCGCTTCGAGCCGGGCACACCCACCGACGGCGTGACCGTCGACATCCCGCTGCCCCTGCTCAACCAGGTGCCGGCGGAGAGCTTCGACTGGCAGGTGCCCGGGCTGCGTGAGGAACTGGTGATCGCGCTGATCCGCTCGCTACCCAAGGCGGTGCGCCGCAACTTCGTCCCGGTGCCGGACTTCGCCCGCGCGGCGCTGGCCGCGATGCCCGCCGGCGAGGAGCCGCTGCTGGACGCGCTGACCCGGCAGCTGCGCCGGATGACGGGCGTCACCGTGCCCCGCGACGCGTGGGAGCCGGAGAAGCTGCCGCCGCACCTGCGGGTCCGCTTCCGGGTGCTCGACGAGGAGAACAAGCCGGTCGCCGAGGGCAAGGACCTGCCGGCCCTGCAACGCCGGCTCAAGGCGGAGGTACGCCAGGTCGTGGCCGCCGCCGCGCCGGACGTCGCCCGGACGGGCCTCCGTACGTGGAGCATCGACGATCTTCCTCGCACCATCGAGCAGGTCCGCGCCGGCTACGCCGTGACCGCGTACCCGGCCCTGGTCGACGAGGGTGACACGGTCGGGGTGAAGGTCTTCGACTCGCCGGCCGAGCAGGAGGCCGCGCACTGGGCGGGCACGCGGCGGCTGCTGCGGCTGACCGTGCCGTCGCCGGCGAAGTTCCTCCAGGGGCGGCTCAGCAACGAGGCGAAGCTGGCGCTGAGCCGCAACCCGCACGGCGGCGTGCAGGAGTTGATCTCCGACGCGGCCGGGGCGGCCATCGACAAGCTGATCGGCGACGCGGGCGGCCCGGCCTGGGACGCCGAGGGCTTCGCCGCCCTGCGGGAGAAGGTCCGGGCCGACCTGGTCGACGTCGTGGTCGAGGTGATGGACCGCGTCCGCCGGGTGCTCGCCGCCGCGTACGCGGTGGAGCAACGGCTCGGCGCCACGAGGAACCTGGCGGTCGTGGCCGCGCTGGCCGACATCCGGGCCCAGCTGGGCGGCCTGGTGCACAAGGGGTTCGTCACCGAGACCGGGTACGCGCGCCTGCCCGACCTGCTGCGCTACCTCACCGCGATCGAGCGGCGGCTGGACCGGCTGCCGGGCAACCCGCAGCGCGACAAGCAGCAGCAGGACCGGGTCGCGGTGGTGCAGAAGGAGTACCAGGAGATGCTCGCCGCGCTGCCGCCGGGCCGCCGGCAGTCGGGGGCGGTCCGGCAGATCCGCTGGATGATCGAGGAGCTGCGGGTGAACGTCTTCGCCCAGGCGCTGGGCACCCCGTACCCGGTGTCGGAGCAGCGGATCTACCGGGCGATGGACGAGGCCGAGGGCAGGTAG
- a CDS encoding NAD(P)/FAD-dependent oxidoreductase — protein sequence MATGSAVVIGASMGGLLTACALTEAYERVTLVDRDLLPERAASRRGVPQGRQLHVLLTRGRQAFEELLPGISAELSARGVPTVDLHEQVHWYNNGHRMRRAPSPLFALGVSRPLLEQVVRERVAALPGVRIVAGCEVEGLTTTLDRGRVTGVRLRLRDGDPTTVAADLVVDAGGRGTRSPVWLAELGYRPAPEERVKVGVTYLTRTYRREPHHLEGLLGALTNAVPGQPRGGIVAVQEQGRFAVALSGMLGEEPPADDEGMTAFAETLAAPQIADLLRTAQPESPPATMKFPASVRRRYERLRRFPAGYLVVADAVCSFNPVYGQGMTVAALEALLLRRLLRRPSDRLARRFFRGAARLIDGPWSIAVGTDLRFPEVPGRRSPRVRLVNAYVGRLHAAATRDPALGAAFLRVVNLVDPPTRLLAPPVLFRVLRGFTASAPLPRRAPTRAS from the coding sequence ATGGCAACGGGCAGCGCCGTGGTGATCGGCGCCAGCATGGGCGGGCTGCTGACCGCCTGCGCGCTCACCGAGGCGTACGAGCGGGTCACCCTCGTGGACCGTGACCTGCTGCCCGAGCGGGCGGCGAGCCGTCGGGGCGTACCGCAGGGGCGGCAGTTGCACGTCCTGCTGACCCGGGGCCGGCAGGCGTTCGAGGAACTGCTGCCCGGGATCTCGGCGGAGCTGAGCGCGCGGGGCGTGCCCACGGTCGACCTGCACGAGCAGGTCCACTGGTACAACAACGGCCATCGGATGCGGCGCGCGCCGTCCCCGCTGTTCGCCCTCGGGGTCAGCCGGCCGCTGCTGGAGCAGGTCGTCCGGGAGCGGGTGGCCGCCCTGCCCGGGGTGCGGATCGTGGCGGGCTGCGAGGTGGAGGGGCTGACCACCACCCTCGACCGGGGACGGGTCACCGGCGTGCGGCTGCGCCTCCGCGACGGGGACCCGACCACCGTCGCGGCCGACCTCGTCGTCGACGCCGGCGGCCGGGGCACCCGCAGCCCGGTGTGGTTGGCCGAGCTGGGCTACCGGCCCGCGCCGGAGGAGCGGGTCAAGGTCGGCGTCACCTACCTCACCCGCACCTACCGCCGGGAGCCGCACCACCTGGAGGGACTGCTCGGCGCGCTCACCAACGCCGTGCCCGGCCAGCCCCGGGGCGGCATCGTCGCCGTGCAGGAGCAGGGCCGGTTCGCGGTGGCGCTCAGCGGCATGCTCGGCGAGGAGCCGCCGGCCGACGACGAGGGCATGACCGCCTTCGCCGAGACCCTCGCCGCCCCGCAGATCGCCGACCTGCTGCGTACGGCGCAGCCGGAGAGCCCGCCGGCGACGATGAAGTTCCCGGCCAGCGTGCGGCGGCGCTACGAGCGGCTGCGCCGTTTCCCGGCCGGCTACCTGGTGGTGGCCGACGCGGTGTGCAGCTTCAACCCGGTCTACGGGCAGGGCATGACGGTGGCCGCGCTGGAGGCCCTGCTGCTGCGCCGGCTGCTCCGGCGGCCGTCCGACCGCCTCGCCCGGCGGTTCTTCCGGGGCGCGGCCCGGCTCATCGACGGGCCGTGGTCCATAGCGGTCGGCACCGACCTGCGCTTCCCCGAGGTGCCCGGCCGGCGCTCGCCGCGGGTACGCCTGGTCAACGCGTACGTGGGCCGGCTGCACGCGGCGGCGACCCGGGATCCGGCGCTGGGCGCGGCGTTCCTGCGGGTGGTGAACCTCGTCGACCCGCCGACGCGGCTGCTCGCCCCGCCGGTGCTGTTCCGGGTGCTGCGCGGCTTCACGGCGTCGGCGCCCCTGCCGCGGCGGGCGCCGACGCGCGCCTCCTGA
- a CDS encoding LysR family transcriptional regulator, with protein sequence MQLHQLKYFVAVAEVRHFTQAADIVGITQPSLSKQIHALEDGLGAPLFERVRGNIALTAAGEVLLPLAKRILADVDTATREVQELVGLRRGRVRLGATPSLATSLAPPVLRRFRDAHPTIDLRVEESGSQDLVRGLLRGDLDLALIIMPAQGTDPGLRADPILRESLVVASVEELSVARETGQLRVTDLRDQPMVMFREGYDLRDATIQACREAGFEPTIAVDGGEMDAVLSFVEAGLGVALVPGIVVARRPGVRVTRLAPPGVRRTIAVARRRDVVPTHAGRELRRILLDYVRDATTDGDLPPGVEPL encoded by the coding sequence ATGCAGCTCCATCAGCTGAAGTACTTCGTGGCGGTGGCGGAAGTACGACATTTCACCCAAGCCGCCGACATCGTCGGCATCACGCAGCCGTCCTTGAGTAAGCAAATTCACGCCCTGGAGGACGGTCTCGGCGCTCCGCTGTTCGAGCGGGTAAGGGGAAACATCGCGCTCACCGCGGCCGGCGAGGTGCTGCTGCCGCTGGCCAAGCGGATCCTGGCCGACGTCGACACCGCGACCCGCGAGGTGCAGGAGCTGGTCGGTCTGCGCCGCGGCCGGGTCCGGCTCGGCGCCACCCCCAGCCTCGCCACCTCGCTCGCCCCGCCGGTGCTGCGCCGGTTCCGCGACGCCCACCCCACCATCGACCTGCGGGTGGAGGAGAGCGGCTCGCAGGACCTGGTCCGCGGGCTGCTCCGCGGCGACCTCGACCTGGCACTGATCATCATGCCGGCCCAGGGCACCGACCCCGGGCTGCGCGCCGACCCCATCCTGCGGGAGAGCCTGGTGGTCGCCTCCGTCGAGGAGCTGTCGGTGGCCCGGGAGACCGGGCAGCTGCGCGTCACCGACCTGCGCGACCAGCCGATGGTGATGTTCCGGGAGGGCTACGACCTGCGCGACGCCACCATCCAGGCCTGCCGGGAGGCCGGCTTCGAGCCGACCATCGCCGTCGACGGCGGCGAGATGGACGCCGTGCTGAGCTTCGTCGAGGCCGGACTGGGCGTCGCGCTGGTCCCCGGCATCGTGGTGGCCCGGCGTCCCGGCGTGCGCGTCACCCGGCTGGCCCCGCCCGGCGTCCGGCGGACCATCGCGGTCGCCCGGCGCCGGGACGTGGTGCCCACCCACGCCGGGCGGGAGCTGCGCCGGATACTGCTGGACTACGTGCGCGACGCCACCACCGACGGGGACCTGCCGCCGGGCGTCGAGCCGCTCTGA
- a CDS encoding succinate dehydrogenase cytochrome b subunit: MHWTTESSAPSVDRVVVTRTRSPIRSSVGLKAVMAVTGIILVLFLIAHMLGNLKIFTGATSFDHYAHWLREIGAPILPGVWFLWILRIGLLVSVLGHIWAATALAVRARAARPVQYAHRKKVQGSYAARTMRWGGVIILLFVIYHILDLTTGTLNPVGDPSRPYANVVADFAPERWYVTLFYTLAVVTLGFHLRHGLFSALRSLGQQSPRGERRARAVALGFSVALCAGYLAVPFAVLTGLVS, from the coding sequence ATGCATTGGACGACTGAATCAAGTGCTCCTAGCGTCGATCGCGTGGTAGTCACGAGAACTCGGTCGCCCATCCGCTCCAGCGTCGGCCTGAAGGCCGTCATGGCGGTGACGGGCATCATCCTGGTGCTGTTCCTGATCGCGCACATGCTCGGCAACCTGAAGATCTTCACGGGGGCGACCTCGTTCGACCACTACGCGCACTGGCTGCGGGAAATCGGCGCCCCGATCCTGCCCGGCGTGTGGTTCCTGTGGATCCTGCGGATCGGGCTGCTGGTGTCGGTGCTCGGCCACATCTGGGCCGCGACCGCCCTCGCCGTGCGCGCCCGCGCCGCCCGCCCGGTGCAGTACGCGCACCGCAAGAAGGTCCAGGGCAGCTACGCGGCCCGCACCATGCGCTGGGGCGGCGTGATCATCCTGCTCTTCGTGATCTACCACATCCTGGACCTCACCACCGGCACCCTGAACCCGGTCGGCGACCCCAGCCGGCCGTACGCCAACGTGGTGGCCGACTTCGCCCCGGAGCGCTGGTACGTCACGCTCTTCTACACCCTGGCGGTCGTCACCCTCGGCTTCCACCTGCGGCACGGCCTGTTCAGCGCGCTGCGCAGTCTCGGCCAGCAGAGCCCGCGCGGCGAGCGGCGGGCCCGAGCCGTGGCCCTGGGCTTCTCCGTCGCGCTCTGCGCCGGCTACCTGGCGGTCCCGTTCGCCGTACTCACCGGATTGGTGTCCTGA